A window of the Lactuca sativa cultivar Salinas chromosome 7, Lsat_Salinas_v11, whole genome shotgun sequence genome harbors these coding sequences:
- the LOC111898422 gene encoding probable bifunctional methylthioribulose-1-phosphate dehydratase/enolase-phosphatase E1 1, whose amino-acid sequence MAANGVKSAVTSQAYLEGSQVKQTKSLISELCRLFYNLGWVSGTGGSITAKVHDDSVPKSEQLIIMSPSGVQKERMVEEDMYVLSSTGDILFSPSPKPYPHKPPKCSDCAPLFMKAYDKRNAGAVIHSHGMESCLVTMMDPLAKEFRITHMEMIKGIQGHGYYDELVVPIIENTAQERELTESLAAAIEAYPKTTAVLVRNHGIYVWGDSWISAKTQSECYHYLFEAAIKLHQLGLDWSTPSHGPKPLLCGQSQTTNPSHRCVVLDIEGTTTPISFVTDVLFPYARDNVQKHLEETYDTDATQDDIKLLRSQVEDDLKNGVANAVIIPSDEAGKQEVIAALVANVEGMIKSDRKITSLKQLQGHIWQTGFEKNELKGVVFDDVPVSLQKWHSSGIKVYIYSSGSRLAQRLLFGYSNHGDLRTYLSGFFDTTVGNKKERKSYVEICESVGVHKPSDVLFVTDVFQEAVAAKAAGLEVIISVRPGNGQLPENHGFKTVKSFSEI is encoded by the exons ATGGCGGCGAATGGCGTGAAATCGGCGGTAACATCTCAGGCATACCTGGAGGGATCTCAGGTCAAACAAACTAAATCACTCATCTCTGAGCTATGCCGGCTGTTTTACAACCTAGGTTGGGTCTCCGGCACCGGCGGAAGTATCACCGCCAAGGTCCACGACGACTCCGTTCCCAAATCAGAGCAACTCATAATCATGTCCCCCTCCG GTGTGCAAAAGGAAAGGATGGTAGAAGAAGACATGTATGTATTATCATCAACTGGTGATATTTTGTTTTCTCCATCGCCGAAGCCTTACCCTCATAAACCTCCCAAATGTTCAGATTGTGCACCTCTTTTCATGAAG GCTTATGATAAGCGTAATGCTGGTGCAGTCATTCATAGTCACGGAATGGAATCTTGTCTTGTAACTATGATGGATCCATTGGCGAAAGAATTTAGG ATCACTCATATGGAGATGATTAAAGGAATACAAGGCCATGGTTACTATGATGAACTTGTGGTTCCTATAATAGAAAACACAGCTCAAGAAAGAGAGTTAACAGAATCTCTTGCTGCAGCA ATTGAAGCATACCCAAAGACAACTGCTGTTCTTGTCAGAAACCATGGTATTTATGTATGGGGAGATTCCTGGATTAGTGCCAAAACTCAATCTGAATGCTACCATTATCTCTTTGAAGCTGCGATTAAGCTTCATCAACTAGGCCTTGACTGGTCAACTCCAAGTCATGGTCCTAAACCACTTTTATGTGGTCAAAGTCAAACTACAAACCCATCTCATCGTTGTGTTGTTCTTGATATTGAAGGGACAACAACGCCTATATCTTTTGTCACTGATGTTCTTTTTCCATATGCACGTGACAATGTGCAAAAACACCTGGAAGAAACATATGACACTGATGCCACTCAAGATGATATTAAATTGTTACGTTCTCAA GTAGAAGATGATTTAAAAAATGGGGTTGCAAATGCTGTTATAATTCCATCTGATGAGGCTGGAAAACAGGAAGTGATTGCTGCTTTGGTTGCTAATGTTGAAGGGATGATAAAATCTGATAGGAAAATTACTTCTTTAAAACAATTACAA GGTCACATATGGCAAACTGGATTTGAAAAAAATGAACTCAAAGGAGTTGTTTTTGATGATGTTCCTGTTTCTCTTCAAAAGTGGCATTCTTCTGGTATAAAA GTGTATATATATTCAAGTGGTAGCAGATTGGCGCAAAGGCTATTATTTGGATACTCAAATCACGGGGACTTGAGAACATATTTAAGTGGATTTTTCGACACCACAGTGGG GAACAAGAAGGAGAGAAAAAGTTATGTTGAAATTTGTGAATCAGTTGGAGTTCATAAGCCTTCAGATGTCTTATTTGTTACAGATGTTTTTCAAGAAGCTGTAGCTGCAAAGGCAGCTG GTTTGGAGGTGATAATATCTGTTCGGCCTGGAAACGGGCAGCTGCCCGAGAACCATGGATTCAAAACGGTCAAGTCTTTTTCGGAGATATAA